Within the Hevea brasiliensis isolate MT/VB/25A 57/8 chromosome 2, ASM3005281v1, whole genome shotgun sequence genome, the region aaaggaaaatggaaagaaaattgaaTGTTAGATCCACAAGTTTGTTTCTTGTAATGTGGGTCCCTGTTTTCCATTTTCCTTCCATCTCTCCCTTCATTTGCCTCTCTCCCCCAAACATAGCCTAAATGATTTTGTGAAAATTATAGGATTTTAGAGAGCAGTGCATTGCATTCATAGTTTGAAATTACGTGGTAATCTAGAATATTTAATTTTGGAAATTTGATGTGTAAACTGTCAACAATTGGATGACTTTGAACTGGTCCACCgaggaaatttttatttaaaagataAATGGTTGTTCATTTTAATGAAAGAATATAGTTTCTTGAGCCTTGGGAGTTGGGTGTTCTTGTGTGTTTTTGGGATATGCTTAGAAAACATATTCAAGAAAACAACAATCTCCTAGAACCCATAGCCATAGTTGCCAAGCAATTCTGTGTTCGACACTTAATTATGCTGTATTGTTATATCATGGAATGGCATTCCAATGATGAAACATTATCTTGCCTTATCTGCAGCCTGCCCAGTAAGCTTTGAGTTTATGAATTATACAGTCATCACAAGCCAATGTAAAGGACCCCAGTATCCTCCTGATCGCTGTTGTAAAGCATTTAAGGACTTCGCTTGCCCTTACGTGGATGTTTTGAATGACTTGACCAGTGATTGTGCATCAACCATGTTCACCTACATTAACCTCAATGGGAATTACCCTCCTGGTCTTTTTGCTAATGAGTGCCAGGAAGGGAAGGAGGGGCTTGCGTGCCCTGCAACACCACCATCACAACCAGCTAATGATAGTGGAAGTCAGATTATTCGTGAGCCAGTCCTGCTGCTGATACTCACATCTAGCTTTCTAGTGCTGTTAGTTAAATTGTTTTGAGGGCTCAAAATGTTGATTCTATTTTTATTCTCCAAttattgt harbors:
- the LOC110651104 gene encoding GPI-anchored protein LLG1; protein product: MNWFSVILFFLLLMVVFTPSSASSFISDSVFQSHASTGRSLLQAKKACPVSFEFMNYTVITSQCKGPQYPPDRCCKAFKDFACPYVDVLNDLTSDCASTMFTYINLNGNYPPGLFANECQEGKEGLACPATPPSQPANDSGSQIIREPVLLLILTSSFLVLLVKLF